The genomic region CCCAATGCTGCACCTGCTACAAGAGCGGTTGGTACTGCGATCATCACAGGGATTTCCATGCCAATCATGCTAGCTGCGAATGCACCACAAAGCGCCAGTACAGAACCAACACTCAAGTCGATACCCGCGGTTAAGATAACCAGCGTCATACCTACTGCGATGATTGCGTTAACCGAGGTTTGGCGCAGAATGTTCAGGATGTTATCGACAGTAAAGAAGTTCGGGTTTAAGAAAGAAACGACAACAATCAGGAAGATCAAAGCAATCAATGACTTTTGATCAATCAGCCACTCTTTGCTGATTAACGGTTTTTTCTTTGGAGCTTCAGTTGTTTTGCTCATGGTTTTAGTACTCATGCTGCGTCCTCGTTGATCTTTTTACCGACCGCACACGCCAGTAATAATTCTTGGTTTGCTTCTTTAGCATCAAATTCACCGCTTACACGGCCTTCATGCATCACCATGATGCGGTCACTCATTCCTAACACTTCTGGCATTTCAGATGAGACTAAAATAATGCTCATGCCGTCGGCTTTAAATTTATTAATGAGTTGGTAAATCTCTTTCTTGGCACCGACATCGACACCACGCGTTGGCTCGTCGAGAATCAGTACTTTTGGTTTGGTCATCAATCCCTTAGCGATAGCCACTTTCTGCTGGTTACCACCAGAAAGGTTGCCAATAATTTGCTCGCGAGTTGGGGTTTTGATGTTGAATAGCTTGATGAAGTCATCCACCGCGATCACTTCGTCTTTATGTTGGATTTGACCGCTTTTAGTTAGTAGGTCAAGTGAACATAGCGACATGTTTTCTTTTACTGAAAGGCCGAGAACTAAGCCATCGCCTTTACGATCTTCAGAGATGTAAGCAATGCCATTGGCCAAGCCATCTCTCGGGCTGACAGGGTTGATGGTTTTGTTTTCTAGGTTGATGACGCCACGCTCACTTGGAAGTGCACCGTAAATCACCTTCATCAGTTCGGTACGACCTGCGCCCATCAGTCCTGATACTCCCAGGATTTCACCGCGTTTTAGCGTAAAGCTCACATCGTGAACACCAGAACCGGTCAAGCCGATGACCTCAAGGCAGGTTTCACCGTGGCTTTGTCCGATACGTGGATATTGTTCGTCTAGCTTACGGCCAACCATCATTTCAATCAGGCCATCTTCGTCGGTGTCTTTTACTTCACACTGACCGATGAACTTACCGTCACGAAGTACGGTGATGTCGTCACAAATCTCAAAGATCTCTTTCAAACGGTGAGAGATGTAAACAATGCCACAGCCTTCAGAACGCAATTCGTTAATGACCTTAAACAGAGATTCAGTTTCGGTATCGGTTAGCGCATCGGTCGGCTCATCCATGATGATGACCTTAGACTCAAACGATAGGGCTTTCGCGATCTCTACCATTTGTTGCTCACCAAGACTCAGTTGCCCTAAAGGTGTTTTCGAACTGTGTTTCACATTTAGGCGTTTCAGTAGCTTGTCGGCTTCTTGATACATCTCGTTCCACAAGATGCGACCCATGGTGCTCGTGATCTCACGACCTAAGAAGATGTTCTCGGCGATGGTTAACTCAGGGATTAGATTCAGTTCTTGGTGAATGATGCTAATGCCAGCTTGTTGAGAATCACGCGGCCCTTTAAATGCTGCAGGTTTTCCTTGGTAGGCGATAGTACCGCCGTCCAAGTGATAGATACCCGTAAGCACTTTCATGAGTGTTGATTTACCCGCACCGTTTTCACCCATTAACGCCATTACGCGTCCTGGATAAACGTTGAGGCTGGCCTTATCCAGTGCTTTCACACCAGGGAAGGCTTTCTCAATTGAGCTAAGTTCTAAAATGGCTTGAGTCATGTCGGTTCCTTTACTCGGGGCCAGTTGTATTTGGTTGTGTCTGTGTTTGGTTCAGTGCTAGCACTGACTGTCGTTACGCTTAGGCTCAAACACTGAGCTTGAGTTAAAACGTTACGCCAGCTTGGAAAATAACATTTGCGTATGGCGTGCATTCGCCGGTGCGAATCACTGCGCGGCTTTCGTGTGTGCGTTGCTTAAACTCTTCATGAGTGATGTAAGTAATCGAAAGCGATTTGCCACAACGAACTTCTTCTGTCTTGATCAAGTCAATCAGTGCTGCGTGGTGTTCTGGGCTTACTTTCGCAAACTCTTCTGCAATCACAACGCCTTCAATTTGAGATTCATCTAATAGGGTTTTTACTGTTTGTTGAAAGCTCGGTACACCATGAGTTAGTGCAAGATCAATGCGAGTTACGTGGTCTGGAATCGGTAAACCCGCGTCACAAATCGTGATTTCGTCTGTGTGGCCAAGAGTCGCCACTAAGTAAGAGAGTTCAGAGTTTATTAGAGTACTTTTTTTCATATCACGACCTATCGAAAAATAACGCTTGATGGGTTGAGAACAACTCAAGAAAAGCCATCGAAACGTTTCGATAGTGATAATAGTGTCTGATTTATCATTTGCACGTTTGATTGTTTTAGAGTGTGATAACGATCATCGAAACGTTTCGATGGGGTGTTTTTTGGTGATCTCAGTCAACGCTATTGATTGCATAAATTGGGCTACGTGGGTTCAATTGATAGCACATAGCCAAACTTGCTGATGGTTAGTATCTGGACATTTGTTGTTCTCAATCGCACAAAGACATTGCGTAGGTTATAGACGACGTTTGCAAGGGCGTGAGGTGACGAGAGATGCCCGTCCCAACAGACATCAACAATATGCTCTCTTGAAATTGGCCTTCCCACGTTTTCCATCAGTAAGCAGAGCACTGCTAATAGGTGAGGGCGCAAGATGATTTTGTTTCCTTGTTGATTGGTAATTGTTCGAGAGTCGATATCAATGGTTAAGCCGTTGAAGTCTATTGTGTGGTTCATCGTGTTTTCTATTCGTTTTATTCTGAATGGTGGAGAGTGGTCAAAGCGCAGGATTATGCAAAATCACACCACGCTTGAAAGTAAGCCTGCGTAAGCTCACGAGAATAAAATCTAAAAATGGGATGGTTTGAAAATTAGAGGGGAAGCTTAATGTTGAACTGCTAGTTTTTTATTTCTCGCTTATTCAGTGAGTTAATAGGTTTTTACTGGTTGTGTTGGCTGAAGTTACAAAGTGATTATATTTTTATTTATTTTTTTGTCTTCTGTGAGATTAACCTGCTTGCCAATTCGACGGGGTGTCGGATAACTCTAACAAGATTGTGCAGCATAGGAAGGCGTAACAATCTTGATTTGCACTAAGTAAGGTCAAGCAGTAATGAACAACAAATTTATTCTAAGCATCGCGATGATGTCAGCATTTGCAGCAAACAACGTAATGGCTGCAGACAGTGGTTTCTATCTAGGCGGCGCAATTGGTACATCTGGTGTAGACGACGGTGGCATGTTTGATTCTGTAAGTGTCCCAGTTAGTTTTGAAGCAGAAGACAACACCTATCGTTTGATTGCAGGTTACAAATTTAATCGAATCGTCGCTATTGAAGCGCAATACACGGACTTTGGCGATGTAGTTGCTAAATCTCCAGGTCGAAACGATGGCTTCACTTGGACACCTCAGATCTTTTCGGTAACGGCTAACCTTGGCTACACGTTTGATAATGGTGTTCGTCCATTTGGTACTATTGGCTTATCGAGCGTTGATCTAGACATGAAGTTTGCAGATGGCTCTCGCCCTTCAGGAAATGGTTTTGATGATTCGGGAGATGGCATCCGTATGGGGGTTGGTGTTGAATATACGCCACCTGCAATGTCTTCGTTGAGCTTTCGCCTAGCATACGAAGCTGATGCTTTTGACATCGAAGATTACGACAACGGCCACAAGACAGAAAAAACCATTGTTTTGGACTCGTTCTACCTAGGCGCAATGTACACATTCTAAGTTTCGCACTTTGCTCAACGGTAAATCGGTTCTAAATGGGGCGTCGGTTGGCTCAACCCGTTTGGCTAAAGTGGAAAGCCGCAGTATTTAACTGCGGCTTTTTTATATCGAGATCGGACGAAACGTTTGATTAAAGCGAACCGTAATCCGGCAGTTAAGCTTCACGAATATGGGCGGTTACAGCAACGATGGCATGGTCCGTACTGAATTGGTCGTGTTCGAAGCTTGGATTAATTAGGTGATGGTCTAACACTGTGTAGCTAGAGATCTCCATTAGGCTTGAAGAATTCTGACAATCGAACTCGTTCGACATCAAAATGTAGTCGAGTACAGACCCCGAAGCGCCGTAGTAATGGGTTGGTTTACGCTGCTCAAGCAAGTCTTCTTCGTGCAGTTGATGATAAAGATCCCAACTGTCTTTTAAGCGAAAGTGGGACAGCCAATGCTTACTGTTTTCGTCTCTGTTGATTGAGTAACTCAACAGCCCTTTAAATTCATCATTAAACAGAGGCTTATTAAAGTCACCCATCAATACG from Vibrio gigantis harbors:
- the rbsA gene encoding ribose ABC transporter ATP-binding protein RbsA, translated to MTQAILELSSIEKAFPGVKALDKASLNVYPGRVMALMGENGAGKSTLMKVLTGIYHLDGGTIAYQGKPAAFKGPRDSQQAGISIIHQELNLIPELTIAENIFLGREITSTMGRILWNEMYQEADKLLKRLNVKHSSKTPLGQLSLGEQQMVEIAKALSFESKVIIMDEPTDALTDTETESLFKVINELRSEGCGIVYISHRLKEIFEICDDITVLRDGKFIGQCEVKDTDEDGLIEMMVGRKLDEQYPRIGQSHGETCLEVIGLTGSGVHDVSFTLKRGEILGVSGLMGAGRTELMKVIYGALPSERGVINLENKTINPVSPRDGLANGIAYISEDRKGDGLVLGLSVKENMSLCSLDLLTKSGQIQHKDEVIAVDDFIKLFNIKTPTREQIIGNLSGGNQQKVAIAKGLMTKPKVLILDEPTRGVDVGAKKEIYQLINKFKADGMSIILVSSEMPEVLGMSDRIMVMHEGRVSGEFDAKEANQELLLACAVGKKINEDAA
- the rbsD gene encoding D-ribose pyranase, yielding MKKSTLINSELSYLVATLGHTDEITICDAGLPIPDHVTRIDLALTHGVPSFQQTVKTLLDESQIEGVVIAEEFAKVSPEHHAALIDLIKTEEVRCGKSLSITYITHEEFKQRTHESRAVIRTGECTPYANVIFQAGVTF
- a CDS encoding winged helix-turn-helix domain-containing protein codes for the protein MNHTIDFNGLTIDIDSRTITNQQGNKIILRPHLLAVLCLLMENVGRPISREHIVDVCWDGHLSSPHALANVVYNLRNVFVRLRTTNVQILTISKFGYVLSIEPT
- a CDS encoding porin family protein translates to MNNKFILSIAMMSAFAANNVMAADSGFYLGGAIGTSGVDDGGMFDSVSVPVSFEAEDNTYRLIAGYKFNRIVAIEAQYTDFGDVVAKSPGRNDGFTWTPQIFSVTANLGYTFDNGVRPFGTIGLSSVDLDMKFADGSRPSGNGFDDSGDGIRMGVGVEYTPPAMSSLSFRLAYEADAFDIEDYDNGHKTEKTIVLDSFYLGAMYTF